A window of Tripterygium wilfordii isolate XIE 37 chromosome 7, ASM1340144v1, whole genome shotgun sequence contains these coding sequences:
- the LOC120001718 gene encoding GATA transcription factor 11-like isoform X2: protein MNGSWFFDENFNGVPDEFFDDLIKQTDFPLEGLEPNNEGEDWEVEFQSLEPPPANILASLSNGFCEDAFQVSERSGNEPKVKPWLGTSESSSRQSIDLQSDASDEKHSRVFQTSSPVSVLENSSSSLVENPISYHPKFIPVKRPRNKRPRPLTFNPCRMIPFITSTFLASRSHSLAASESESETYHVEKTLDVAKKKQKKKKNLTLLSCTIELEKSSSRRPSSQPPGPTRKCTHCEVTKTPQWREGPLGPKTLCNACGVRYRSGSLLPEYRPVASPTFVPSLHSNSHRKVVQMRTKACQLPTTMASSG, encoded by the exons ATGAATGGTTCTTGGTTCTTCGACGAAAATTTCAATGGTGTTCCAGATGAGTTCTTTGATGACCTCATTAAACAAACTGATTTTCCCTTGGAAGGCCTGGAGCCAAACAATGAAGGAGAAGACTGGGAAGTTGAATTCCAAAGTCTTGAACCCCCACCTGCGAATATTTTGGCAAGTTTGTCCAATGGTTTTTGTGAGgatgcttttcaagtttcagaAAGATCG GGAAATGAACCTAAGGTAAAACCATGGTTGGGGACTTCTGAATCCTCTTCCCGCCAAAGCATTGACCTCCAAAGTGATGCTTCTGATGAAAAACATTCACGCGTTTTTCAGACCTCCAGTCCAGTGTCTGTCCTTGAAAACAGCAGCTCTTCCTTGGTTGAGAATCCCATATCCTATCACCCAAAATTTATCCCAGTGAAGCGTCCGCGAAACAAGCGTCCGCGGCCTTTAACCTTCAATCCGTGTCGTATGATCCCTTTTATCACCTCCACTTTCTTAGCTTCCAGATCTCATTCTTTGGCTGCTTCTGAGTCAGAATCTGAAACCTATCATGTGGAGAAAACATTGGATGTTGCCAAgaagaaacagaagaagaagaagaacctgaCTCTGCTTTCATGTACAATAGAGCTTGAGAAGTCCTCTTCACGACGACCTTCCTCTCAGCCACCAGGTCCAACCAGAAAATGCACTCATTGTGAGGTGACAAAGACCCCACAATGGAGGGAGGGGCCACTTGGGCCAAAAACTCTTTGCAATGCTTGTGGGGTTCGTTACAGGTCTGGTAGCCTCCTTCCTGAGTATCGTCCTGTTGCAAGTCCAACCTTTGTCCCGTCGTTGCACTCCAACTCCCATAGAAAGGTCGTTCAGATGAGAACTAAAGCTTGTCAGCTACCGACTACAATGGCTTCATCTGGATAG
- the LOC120001767 gene encoding protein ENHANCED DISEASE RESISTANCE 2-like: MVCFGGGKQTENKQSGRGRVVRKMYENENDGRMEGWLYLIRSNRIGLQYSRKRYFVLQDHVLRSFKSMPVSNDKDPVRSAIIDSCIRVMDNGRESIHRKVFFIFTLYNTSNHNDQLKLGASSPEEAARWIHSFQETALKGAPNPGNNAGCSKSSWQSFRLSGFARENPSNSIDWTLCSSTRIDPLTSDVVAPSRWTIFGCQNGLRLFKEAKYRDSHGKWDDHPAIMAVGVVDGTSEAIFRTLISLGPSRSEWDFCFLKGSVVEHLDGHTDIIHKQLYSDWLPWGMKRRDLLLRRYWRREDDGTYVILYHSLFHKKCLPQKGYVRACLKSGGYVISPVSQGRQSVVKHMLAIDWKCWKSYLKPSSARSITIRMLGRVAALRELFKAKLGNCHSSDPSRELARSFRLDQGEEACKVNGQILPAEGNTKESVSVELDRKPSDHASLVGLNDAADEFFDFPEPSDYDHSEDGWTYEHVSDIHSQDTRPPKLSTAAGFVKKLHDLAVQKRGYMDLVQDMAREDSISYCYGTTLPKDPTCSVPSSWAMADPSSFLIRGKTYLKDRLKVKAKGTLMQMVAADWLRSDKREDDLGGRPGSIVQKYAAQGGPEFFFIINIQVPGSTTYSLALYYMMNSPVEDAPLLESFIKGDDAYRNSRFKLIPYISKGSWIVRQSVGKKACLIGQALEINYFHGKNYLELGIDIGSSTVARGVVSLVLGYLNNLVIEMSFLIQANTQEELPEYLLGTCRLNHLDAAKSILLRP; encoded by the exons ATGGTTTGCTTTGGGGGAGGGAAACAAACAGAGAATAAACAGAGTGGGAGAGGAAGAGTAGT GAGAAAGATGTATGAGAACGAGAACGATGGGAGGATGGAGGGATGGCTGTATTTGATTCGTTCTAACCGGATTGGATTGCAGTACTCGAGAAAACGGTACTTCGTTCTTCAAGATCACGTCCTCAGGAGCTTCAAATCAATGCCTGTTTCTAATGATAAG GATCCTGTCAGAAGTGCAATTATAGATTCCTGCATTCGAGTTATGGACAATGGGAGAGAGAGCATTCATAGAAAA GTTTTCTTCATATTCACGCTTTATAATACTTCTAATCACAATGATCAATTGAAG CTGGGAGCAAGCAGTCCTGAAGAAGCAGCAAGGTGGATTCATTCCTTTCAGGAAACAGCCTTGAAG GGTGCTCCCAACCCAGGAAATAATGCTGGTTGTTCGAAGAGCAGCTGGCAGTCCTTTAG ATTGAGTGGCTTCGCTAGGGAAAATCCCTCAAATTCAATAGATTGGACTCTTTGTTCTTCCACTCGCATTGATCCCTTGACATCTGATGTTGTTGCACCTTCACGATGGACTATCTTTGGGTGTCAGAATG GTCTTCGTCTATTTAAAGAAGCGAAGTACAGGGATTCTCATGGGAAG TGGGATGATCATCCGGCAATAATGGCTGTGGGTGTGGTTGATGGAACATCAGAAGCCATTTTTCGAACACTTATATCCCTTGGTCCCTCAAGATCAGA ATGGGACTTCTGTTTTCTCAAAGGGAGTGTGGTTGAGCACCTTGATGGTCACACGGATATTATTCACAAACAGTTATATAGTGATTGGTTACCATG GGGAATGAAACGTAGAGACCTTCTTTTGCGACGCTATTGGCGAAGGGAAGATGATGGAACATATG TTATCCTCTACCATTCGCTGTTTCACAAGAAGTGTCTGCCGCAGAAAGGCTATGTCCGTGCCTGCCTTAAAA GTGGCGGATACGTTATATCTCCTGTGAGCCAAGGCAGACAATCAGTGGTAAAGCACATGCTTGCTATTGATTGGAAATGCTGGAAATCGTATCTTAAACCTTCCTCGGCTAGATCTATTACTATCCGAATGCTTGGGAGAGTAGCTG CATTGCGCGAGTTGTTTAAGGCAAAACTAGGAAATTGTCATTCCTCTGATCCATCACGGGAGTTGGCCAGAAGTTTTAGGTTGGACCAAGGTGAAGAGGCATGCAAGGTTAATGGCCAAATACTGCCTGCGGAGGGGAACACTAAGGAATCTGTAAGTGTGGAGTTGGATAGAAAGCCTTCAGACCATGCAAGCCTTGTTGGCTTAAATGATGCTGCTGATGAGTTTTTTGACTTTCCCGAACCATCTGACTATGACCATTCAGAAGATGGTTGGACTTATGAGCATGTTTCAGATATTCACTCTCAG GATACTCGTCCACCAAAGTTATCGACAGCTGCTGGTTTTGTCAAGAAGTTGCATGACCTTGCAG TTCAGAAGAGAGGTTACATGGACTTAGTTCAAGATATGGCAAGGGAAGACAGTATTTCATACTGCTATGGGACCACTCTTCCTAAAGATCCTACCTGTTCAGTACCTTCCAGTTGGGCAATGGCTGATCCTTCCAGCTTTTTAATTCGTGGAAAGACTTACCTTAAAGACCGTCTAAAG GTCAAGGCAAAGGGCACGTTGATGCAAATGGTTGCTGCAGACTGGCTTAGATCTGACAAGCGAGAAGATGATCTTGGAGGTCGTCCTGGGAGCATTGTTCAG AAATATGCAGCACAGGGTGGACCAGAGTTCTTCTTTATTATAAACATACAG GTCCCAGGTTCAACAACATATAGCCTTGCACTATATTATATGATGAATTCACCCGTGGAAGATGCCCCATTGCTGGAGAGCTTTATCAAGGGAGATGATGCTTATAGAAATTCAAGGTTTAAGCTCATACCTTACATATCTAAG GGCTCATGGATAGTAAGGCAGAGTGTGGGCAAGAAAGCATGCCTGATAGGTCAAGCTTtggaaattaattattttcatggAAAGAACTACCTGGAG CTTGGGATTGATATTGGATCATCAACAGTTGCAAGGGGTGTGGTTAGTCTTGTTCTTGGTTACCTCAACAATTTGGTTATTGAAATGTCATTTTTGATTCAG GCTAATACTCAAGAGGAACTTCCAGAGTACCTACTGGGAACCTGCCGGCTTAATCATCTAGATGCCGCTAAATCAATTTTGTTGAGACCATGA
- the LOC120001253 gene encoding protein-tyrosine sulfotransferase-like isoform X1 produces MIASCVDFVSAACYYVVNVKYEARLIDTACRDWVLNSMEMSFMHCESSASATNSDFGRCERIVKRWASSAVDLEVKDDKHTLQDFLFFLHVPRTGGRTYFHCFLRKLYSSSQECPRSYDKLRFDPSKPKCRLLVTHDDYSMMSKFPREKLSVVTILRDPVDRVFSTYEFSVEVAARFLVHPNLTSATRMFGRLGPKTNGISTLDIWPWKYLIPWMREDLFARRGARKQRGSNDVRSNDSYDMKEVVMPLHEYITDPTALDIVHNGATYQVAGLTNNSYFAESHEVRHCVQKHRILGDYVLQVAKKRLDNMLYVGLTEDHRESATMFANVVGAQVISQLEASNSSMESITDKKSAQISSFSAADVSINGHKRQSGSIEHIGRENSTDAEADKENMTVEKLMGAYESCISNLRKAQSQRRTNSLKRISPVKFSKEARRQVPEVVLQQIRSLNNLDLELYKYAQVIFRKQHENSLQKLSSIERLENMFGDSGGFTLWELAFAFSIVIIFVVGIVFVNARRTTLKVKI; encoded by the exons ATGATAGCCAGTTGTGTTGATTTTGTGTCGGCAGCATGTTATTATGTTGTCAATGTCAAATATGAAGCTAGGCTGATTGATACGGCATGTCGTGATTGGGTACTAAATAGTATGGAGATGAGCTTCATGCATTGTGAAT CAAGTGCCTCTGCTACCAATAGTGATTTTGGGCGGTGTGAAAGAATTGTCAAAAGGTGGGCTTCTTCTGCTGTTGATTTAGAAGTTAAAGATGACAAACATACACTtcaagattttttgtttttcctccaTGTCCCAAGAACTGGAGGGCGCACATACTTCCACTG TTTCTTGAGAAAGTTGTACTCCAGTTCTCAGGAATGTCCCAGATCTTACGATAAGCTACGATTCGATCCTAG CAAACCAAAGTGCAGGTTGTTGGTTACTCATGATGACTATAGCATGATGTCTAAATTTCCAAGGGAAAAACTTTCAGTGGTGACAATACTTAGAGATCCAGTTGACCGTGTATTTAGTACCTATGAATTTTCAGTTGAGGTAGCAGCAAGGTTTTTGGTGCATCCTAATTTAACTTCCGCCACCCGGATGTTTGGACGCTTGGGCCCTAAGACTAATGGAATTAGTACACTGGACATATGGCCTTGGAAGTATTTGATTCCTTGGATGAGAGAAGATCTGTTTGCTCGG AGAGGTGCTAGAAAGCAAAGAGGTTCAAATGATGTAAGGAGTAATGATTCCTATGATATGAAGGAAGTTGTGATGCCATTGCATGAATACATCACTGACCCTACTGCACTTGACATTGTTCACAATGGAGCAACGTACCAG GTTGCAGGATTGACAAACAACTCTTATTTTGCTGAGTCACATGAAGTGCGCCATTGTGTGCAGAAACATAGGATTCTTGGGGACTACGTACTTCAAGTTGCAAAG AAGAGGTTGGACAATATGTTGTATGTTGGTCTTACTGAAGACCATAGAGAATCTGCAACGATGTTTGCAAATGTTGTTGGTGCACAGGTAATTTCTCAGCTGGAAGCGTCAAACTCTAGTATGGAGAGCATAACTGACAAGAAATCAG CACAAATCTCTTCTTTTTCCGCTGCTGACGTTAGTATTAATGGTCATAAG AGACAGAGTGGCTCTATAGAGCATATTGGAAGGGAGAATTCTACAGATGCCGAAGCAGATAAAGAAAAT ATGACTGTGGAGAAACTTATGGGGGCTTATGAATCCTGCATTTCTAATCTACGGAAGGCCCAATCACAACGTCGAACTAATTCTCTGAAGAGAATCTCCCctgtaaaattttcaaaagag GCTCGTCGTCAGGTTCCTGAGGTGGTGCTCCAGCAAATAAGATCACTTAACAACCTCGACTTGGAGCTCTACAAGTATGCCCAAGTTATTTTTAGAAAACAGCATGAAAATTCCCTGCAAAAGTTGAGTTCCATA GAGAGGTTGGAGAACATGTTCGGTGATTCAGGTGGCTTCACACTCTGGGAACTCGCCTTCGCCTTTTCCATTGTTATAATCTTTGTAGTCGGCATTGTATTCGTAAATGCAAGAAGAACAACTTTGAAAGTTAAGATATGA
- the LOC120001718 gene encoding GATA transcription factor 11-like isoform X1, translating into MTPKHSETMNGSWFFDENFNGVPDEFFDDLIKQTDFPLEGLEPNNEGEDWEVEFQSLEPPPANILASLSNGFCEDAFQVSERSGNEPKVKPWLGTSESSSRQSIDLQSDASDEKHSRVFQTSSPVSVLENSSSSLVENPISYHPKFIPVKRPRNKRPRPLTFNPCRMIPFITSTFLASRSHSLAASESESETYHVEKTLDVAKKKQKKKKNLTLLSCTIELEKSSSRRPSSQPPGPTRKCTHCEVTKTPQWREGPLGPKTLCNACGVRYRSGSLLPEYRPVASPTFVPSLHSNSHRKVVQMRTKACQLPTTMASSG; encoded by the exons ATGACGCCTAAG CATTCAGAGACTATGAATGGTTCTTGGTTCTTCGACGAAAATTTCAATGGTGTTCCAGATGAGTTCTTTGATGACCTCATTAAACAAACTGATTTTCCCTTGGAAGGCCTGGAGCCAAACAATGAAGGAGAAGACTGGGAAGTTGAATTCCAAAGTCTTGAACCCCCACCTGCGAATATTTTGGCAAGTTTGTCCAATGGTTTTTGTGAGgatgcttttcaagtttcagaAAGATCG GGAAATGAACCTAAGGTAAAACCATGGTTGGGGACTTCTGAATCCTCTTCCCGCCAAAGCATTGACCTCCAAAGTGATGCTTCTGATGAAAAACATTCACGCGTTTTTCAGACCTCCAGTCCAGTGTCTGTCCTTGAAAACAGCAGCTCTTCCTTGGTTGAGAATCCCATATCCTATCACCCAAAATTTATCCCAGTGAAGCGTCCGCGAAACAAGCGTCCGCGGCCTTTAACCTTCAATCCGTGTCGTATGATCCCTTTTATCACCTCCACTTTCTTAGCTTCCAGATCTCATTCTTTGGCTGCTTCTGAGTCAGAATCTGAAACCTATCATGTGGAGAAAACATTGGATGTTGCCAAgaagaaacagaagaagaagaagaacctgaCTCTGCTTTCATGTACAATAGAGCTTGAGAAGTCCTCTTCACGACGACCTTCCTCTCAGCCACCAGGTCCAACCAGAAAATGCACTCATTGTGAGGTGACAAAGACCCCACAATGGAGGGAGGGGCCACTTGGGCCAAAAACTCTTTGCAATGCTTGTGGGGTTCGTTACAGGTCTGGTAGCCTCCTTCCTGAGTATCGTCCTGTTGCAAGTCCAACCTTTGTCCCGTCGTTGCACTCCAACTCCCATAGAAAGGTCGTTCAGATGAGAACTAAAGCTTGTCAGCTACCGACTACAATGGCTTCATCTGGATAG
- the LOC120001253 gene encoding protein-tyrosine sulfotransferase-like isoform X2 produces the protein MVGVATKWMDLTLKCAVILMFLRFASASATNSDFGRCERIVKRWASSAVDLEVKDDKHTLQDFLFFLHVPRTGGRTYFHCFLRKLYSSSQECPRSYDKLRFDPSKPKCRLLVTHDDYSMMSKFPREKLSVVTILRDPVDRVFSTYEFSVEVAARFLVHPNLTSATRMFGRLGPKTNGISTLDIWPWKYLIPWMREDLFARRGARKQRGSNDVRSNDSYDMKEVVMPLHEYITDPTALDIVHNGATYQVAGLTNNSYFAESHEVRHCVQKHRILGDYVLQVAKKRLDNMLYVGLTEDHRESATMFANVVGAQVISQLEASNSSMESITDKKSAQISSFSAADVSINGHKRQSGSIEHIGRENSTDAEADKENMTVEKLMGAYESCISNLRKAQSQRRTNSLKRISPVKFSKEARRQVPEVVLQQIRSLNNLDLELYKYAQVIFRKQHENSLQKLSSIERLENMFGDSGGFTLWELAFAFSIVIIFVVGIVFVNARRTTLKVKI, from the exons ATGGTTGGAGTCGCAACTAAGTGGATGGATCTCACTCTAAAATGTGCTGTTATACTGATGTTTCTTAGGTTTG CAAGTGCCTCTGCTACCAATAGTGATTTTGGGCGGTGTGAAAGAATTGTCAAAAGGTGGGCTTCTTCTGCTGTTGATTTAGAAGTTAAAGATGACAAACATACACTtcaagattttttgtttttcctccaTGTCCCAAGAACTGGAGGGCGCACATACTTCCACTG TTTCTTGAGAAAGTTGTACTCCAGTTCTCAGGAATGTCCCAGATCTTACGATAAGCTACGATTCGATCCTAG CAAACCAAAGTGCAGGTTGTTGGTTACTCATGATGACTATAGCATGATGTCTAAATTTCCAAGGGAAAAACTTTCAGTGGTGACAATACTTAGAGATCCAGTTGACCGTGTATTTAGTACCTATGAATTTTCAGTTGAGGTAGCAGCAAGGTTTTTGGTGCATCCTAATTTAACTTCCGCCACCCGGATGTTTGGACGCTTGGGCCCTAAGACTAATGGAATTAGTACACTGGACATATGGCCTTGGAAGTATTTGATTCCTTGGATGAGAGAAGATCTGTTTGCTCGG AGAGGTGCTAGAAAGCAAAGAGGTTCAAATGATGTAAGGAGTAATGATTCCTATGATATGAAGGAAGTTGTGATGCCATTGCATGAATACATCACTGACCCTACTGCACTTGACATTGTTCACAATGGAGCAACGTACCAG GTTGCAGGATTGACAAACAACTCTTATTTTGCTGAGTCACATGAAGTGCGCCATTGTGTGCAGAAACATAGGATTCTTGGGGACTACGTACTTCAAGTTGCAAAG AAGAGGTTGGACAATATGTTGTATGTTGGTCTTACTGAAGACCATAGAGAATCTGCAACGATGTTTGCAAATGTTGTTGGTGCACAGGTAATTTCTCAGCTGGAAGCGTCAAACTCTAGTATGGAGAGCATAACTGACAAGAAATCAG CACAAATCTCTTCTTTTTCCGCTGCTGACGTTAGTATTAATGGTCATAAG AGACAGAGTGGCTCTATAGAGCATATTGGAAGGGAGAATTCTACAGATGCCGAAGCAGATAAAGAAAAT ATGACTGTGGAGAAACTTATGGGGGCTTATGAATCCTGCATTTCTAATCTACGGAAGGCCCAATCACAACGTCGAACTAATTCTCTGAAGAGAATCTCCCctgtaaaattttcaaaagag GCTCGTCGTCAGGTTCCTGAGGTGGTGCTCCAGCAAATAAGATCACTTAACAACCTCGACTTGGAGCTCTACAAGTATGCCCAAGTTATTTTTAGAAAACAGCATGAAAATTCCCTGCAAAAGTTGAGTTCCATA GAGAGGTTGGAGAACATGTTCGGTGATTCAGGTGGCTTCACACTCTGGGAACTCGCCTTCGCCTTTTCCATTGTTATAATCTTTGTAGTCGGCATTGTATTCGTAAATGCAAGAAGAACAACTTTGAAAGTTAAGATATGA